In Phaseolus vulgaris cultivar G19833 chromosome 7, P. vulgaris v2.0, whole genome shotgun sequence, the genomic stretch GATTAgatctttcttttctattcattGACATGcaatttctcaaaatttgtttgcaagttaataaataacaaaattataagaaGTATTTTGTACAtggtaactttttttatatatattaatgtacctttaaaaaaaatgttatatgttAAAGATGTTTTAGGCGTAAAAGATTTTATACTGCAGATACCAGACATTTCATCTAGTCACTCAAGATAAAtgtttattattaatgaaattattataagaattatataatatataaaataatgttataatatcacaattttataataataaaaactaaataaagcATAATTTTATAGGCtcttataattcaaaataaatatcaaattcaAATCACGTATATTATAATAGATGAAtcagtttttaaattaaatatcaatattagtaataatacatttatatataaaataataaacattttagattttttttaagaaaaaaggtTTAAATGGTGCGAATCTTTATTGACCTGGTTTGTCACTGATTTTTTAACcaattaacatattttttagatGTATGAGAATGattattatagtttttttgTGTTACGATTTCAAAACATAGCTTAACGATCTACAGTATACTCTATATGGATGTTAACAGGTTATTGTCACCAAAACTCACCTAATATTGTCGGCTTACTGCTTGTCGTTACATATTTGTACGGAACAAGCATgatatgtatttttaaatatttttttgtaattttttcattataaaataataaatgattaCAAAGTaatgttaaaattaataaataaaattattaataacaaatagAATTACTATTTCTACTCAGTGATCTCAATCGGGATGATCGATCATCCAAGTCAAAGACACCTCAAAACAATAAATGAGAGTAACGAAAGATATAGTAGTACTTAATGAGTCATAATTCGAATCTCGGAATATTCAGAAATTTTTTCCAACAAATCAGCTACAAACTAGTTAACTGAAAGATGACACAAATATTCTTCAGATATTTCAACATatctatatattaatatatctcCCTATTAATCAAGGATCATGATACATACcaacaaataattataaattggaATTAGAAACTCTTTTTACTAATATAATATAGGATCCCACATTCACTCGACTCAACCGATTCAACCagagataaaaatattatattttaatatatatatatatatatatatatatatatataaaagtggatgtaatatcaatttataagttagttttactgatttagaattaaaattttctTCTTGATATCAGAagagtcatttaaaatatattactcTTCCACACATGTTCTTTTCTGTGTATTTCATTAGCTTAATCTATCCCCTGCTTGTTttcaactaaaaattaaaactttcaCGTCAACAGAATGCAAATGGGGAATTGAAGAATGGTTTAAGCAAAAGGTTCAGGTCAACATGCGCCTACGATTGCAGATAACCACACACCACTTCCAAAGTAcaacattattctttttcttATAGTTATTACTTTTAAAATCACAACtaggagataaaaaaaatcactgcTGAATTGCAACTTCACACGCTTCCAATAATTGAAGCACTATACCCGTTCTCAACATCAAAGAATCTTGACCACAGCATCACCCCACCATATTTTGGCGACTCCTTAATCACCGGAAGGATTTGAGACGTTAACACATCGGCCGGGATGAAACCGCTGCCAGCGGCTGCCGGAGCCGCCGGCAACCCTAAGAATATCTTCCCTGCTGGCACTGTACTGGTCCAACGGTTCCAAGAATTCACAAGGTTAGTTATGTTCCCATCTGCGTAGGAGCATGGAGGGTTGTTGTAGAACTGAACCCAAACAAAGTCAAATAGGCCTGTGTCTAGGGCAGTGCCCAAAAACCTATCAGGAATTGGACACTGAGGGGCAGCACCTAGGTATACCCTCTTCCCTACCCTACTATATTCTTTGAGGAAACGTGCAAGGTGCTCATAGTTTTCTGTTGAGCCTTGTTCTATGTCGAAATCTATGCCATCTAACACGGCATCGCCTAGTGGTCTTGTTGATGAGTTGCCCCCCAAGAAAGTGTTCCACAAGAAGGTTGAAACGTTTCTTGCATCCTCAACGGAAGCCAAAGTGTAGCTTCCAATGCCACCACCAATGGAAAGCAACACCTTGATGTTTTTGCTCTGGCAGTCCTTGATTTCAGCGCTGAACTTTGTGCAGGAATTGGTTGCGGGGTTGCAGTGACCAGCCAGGTTCATTTCTGGGGTTTGGCCATTGCCGAATACGTTGAGGAAAGCTATGTTTACGTGAGTGTATCTCCCTGTGGCACATGCTTCCGAAAGGGTACCCTCGTTGCCGTTTTGGCCCCAGTAGATGGCTATGCCACCGCCATGAGAGGCTCCTACAAGAGTGAAGAAGAGGAGGGGAAGGAGAAGAGGAAAAGCACGAGAGTTTTTGCTCTTGCCCATTTTTCTAAAAGTGAGTTTAGCTTCTGTTTTCTACCCTTTGCTGTGTTGTGAAGGGTTCCTTGCACCTTTGATATTTATAGAGCCAAAAGCTGGTTTTTCACAGCTTTAAAGTTTGAATATTAGAATTAGGGTGTTGACTAAGGAGATGTCATTTCCCACGGGAAAAGGTCAAAGAGCTTCAATTTTCAACAACTACATTATCTGTCAAATAATTTATAGTATAGTATCCACTATCATTATCactatgtttatgtttatgtttatgaaGCAGATGAATCAAAAGTCAAAACTATGACAAGGGCTAAACTATTGAAACTCAGAAGAAGATTGGTCTTCTTGTTActgttttatatttgtaaattgTTCTGCTTTTAAACTGAAACTAGAAATGGATTCGATTACGTGACTGAGCCAAACCCTAGATTAGTTTATCACAGCAGAAGTCAGCTGAAGAAGCATTCATGCAAGTGTGCCACTGTTTCATTCCTGCTGTAATTCTTGTTTCTAAGATATATGTAGAAAACTAATGTAAATTTCTCTacgaaataaataaataagcatGTGTTTATTGATAAACTTTTTAGAGATTATGTTTACTGtctacaaattttatattcttgttagatatatattaattcaaatatataaaattcaatATGAAAAGCCATAATTAATTAACAAAATGCAAATTTATACCCTACTTAATGtatttcaattaaattaatttttataaggtaaaatattttaaagattaaaaaattgttgGAATGTACtgtaaaagtgatttttttacaaaattgtcTAATTATGGAGTATTATGTAATTAAAAGCTGTTAActcttttataaataattatttcaaaattatggaATTACTGTAATTAATTAAAACTActaaaatatctttataatGCTTACGAACTAGTTCTCGTATTAATTCAGATACAGAAACATTTTATTAGTATAGCAACATAAAATACTGAccaaaaactaattaaaatggGTTAATTCTTATATTGAAGTTGAGAATGAaaagaatttaaattaaattaatatgaagTGATTATTATCTTTATAAAAGGTTTTGAATATTATAAGACAGAATGTGAAGTCTTATTTTTGGATTAGATAGTGATTAATAAGGAAGAAATGAGATATGAATGGAATTTTGTGGATTAATTAATGAGTAAAGGAATAAGGTATATGTCTGAAATgtgaattaataaaaaatgcagTCCATAATGTCTGCAAGTGCTATTAGTATGAGTTAGGGgaataagataaatatcaatAGTCAACGTCCGGATTGTAGTCCTCAACTTTCATTTGGTGTGTGTTCAGAATAATAACTTAAATTAGGTCAAAATTTGTATTATCACTATTTTtgtgcaaaaaaaaatatattttaaaataacttttggaGAACTTGTCAAAGTAAAAAAATTCAACTCTTTTAAGTTGCacactaattttaattttatttagtggCATGCAATGAAAACTAGAAGTAAAAGACCATATTGTCCCTTGTCTACACCATCCCTTCATGCTGCCACTTCTCGTAACTATTGTGGCGCGGGAACAATTTTGTCCATGTCTTGTATCATGGACGAACTACACAATTCATAAAATACAGAAAATAACTTGCATATTGTAACagggaagttttttttttatgtaaaaatgattttcaaattttaaattatataattcgaaagtttttttttttttaaaaataattatcgaTTGTGTAATTTAGaggtaaaaaaatgttttttggactgtataatttaaaaattgaattttttatttaaattgtacaatttaaaaaaaaaataatgctttcaaattatgtattttggatgtattttagattttgtattgtgtattgtgtaatttaaaatttattttttatgtgaaaaatgacttttgaattatgtaattttaaagttattttttactttcacattgtagatttttttttttaaaattcataaaatatatttttgtactgaaaagtcatttttcaataaactagaaagagagttaaaattttcatattaatGAAAATGCAAAAGGAAATTATGGGggtgtaacaaaaaaaaatccccTTACAATATTCAAGACTCCAAAACGAGACCAACTTCCTCGCCAAAAGCCCACTACCATACACGTCTTGGTTGGCTGTTTcttcttggactctttcttcctacacctccataccttcttgttcCACCCCtatactaaatataaaaataccattttatccttttttttcaccccttggatttgaaataataagcctatgaattatgtaatcggataaattctggattacataattcgaaaaCTAATCTtgtgtatagaaaagacttctgtattatgtaatccagaagctaattacaaaagactttcggattacataatccagaagctaattttgaatctaaaaaaaactttcaaattatgtaatccaaaatattgaaaaggatatttttagaataaaaaaaatttatggaggtggcacaagaaggtatggaggtgcaggaacaAATTTCTTCTTGCACTTTATCATTTTCAAAGAATACTATTTTCCttcttttaaaaatgactttcagGTTGTTCTTTTCGGAATACTTTTAGAACATATTTTCCGaaacatatttttatcaatctaaaaataaaaaaaaagttttgaaatgaatgttattgaatgatttttttgtctTCTAAATTTCTTATTCCGTAAACAACCTTAAATTACGGAACCCTCTTTCCAGAAACACTTTTAAAGAACTCCTATATCGGAATCATAAAAACTATTAAAGAATGATTTCggtatttcaaaaaatataaggGTGCACGAAGAACTCTCGTTTTGTTTCCCCCTCAAAATCCGTTTTAGATAGTTTTTATttgtaagttttaaaaaattacaatcataactaatatttagacattaaaaatatttttataactataatcagttatcattaaaaaaattaacaccaTTCTTATACcatcataaatatttaaaatattgaattatttattattagagatggaaataaaaaaactaatgtgcttggaataaaatttagtagttagtaaaattaattgatctaaagtaaaaaaaaatattatagaaaacTTTAAATGTAGGTTCTGGAGtttaaaaaagagaaattatGATGAACATCACGTAGTAGAATGAAGaacaatataataactaatcgAGTATACGTGctaaaatataagttaaaatcaaATGTTAGATATAACATTAATTCCAAGATAATTGATAATGTCTTAAAGCAACTGGTTACTTAAGCgattaaaaatatcatttgaaCATATGAGTTTTTATAAAGATTTTATTGACATTGTTTCTTaatcattgaaaaacaattttcttaaTCAAAATGGAAAATTCATTTCTGCGTAGAGATAAAGTAGGTTAAATTACTAAATTGAGAATGTGTTTCTTGGTTTGTCGAAATATACTACATTTTCCATCCTACTTCTAATCTAAAGACACTTTCTTGACTTGTTAATGTTACAGATAAAAAGATATCAGAGCTTTTCCAAAACTCTTGTTCAGTTTCATTGAGATTCTGCAGACTGAAAATGAGACCAATATTCTTTGACAAGATTCCCAAACAGTGATCCCTCTCTCTTTATCAAGTTCATTGGATCATCATACTCCACCAGTTTTCCTGAAAATACAtactcattttattttcatagaAGACAATAACTAACATTGCATGTTCAAACGCATGATCAGCCTTATTTGTTCTCTTAACGTATCTACTAACTACTAAATGATTAAATTATAGATTATTTTGGAAAAGCATGTGTTCAACAAGAATGATAAGAAAAGGGGTAGTTGATGTGCAACATACCATCACTGATGGCAAGAACCTTGGTGCAATCCATCACAGTTGGTATCCTGTGAGCTACCGTGATAACTGTCGAATCTGCAAACTCTGTCCTAATGGTTTTCTGCAAAATCAAATCAGTTGCATTATCAATTGATGCAGTTGCTTCATCAAGCACCAATATGCGACTTCTGCGTAGAAGAGCACGCCCTAAACAAAATAGTTGTCGCTGTCCCATGCTCCAGTTTGCTCCAGCTTCAACAACTGTAGAACAATTTGTCACTAGTCATTAATACTTATGTAGGAATTTGTCACTGCAGAGTTGTAACAACATAACATGAAGTGTACCTGAAGAGTCTAATCCTAACCCCTCTTCTTTCTCTTGCACAGCCTCTTGCAACTGACACTTCCCAAGAACCTTCACATTGAAGCTAAAATCAATCCACACGTAATGGAAAGTAGAGATAAAATACACACAAAAGACTTGAAAACATACTGAAAAATAACAAAGCATGTATGTCTTTACCTCCCATATCTCTTGATCAGAGTGGTGAGATAAGGGGTCCAAATTGTATCTGACTGTTCCATTGAAAAGAGTAGGATCCTGAGGTATGATACCAAAGCGTGATCTCAAGTCATGAAGTCCAATAGAAGAAATGTCTATGCCATCAACTACTATTTTTCCACCAGCTGGCTCTACCAGACGGAATAAGGCACCTATAAGAGTGGACTTTCCACTGCCTGTTCTGCCAACAATACCAATCTTGTGCCCTCCTTCAAATGTGCATGTGATCCCACGCAGTACTAGTGGTGCATCAGGCCTGTAACGTAACTATTTTGATATCAAGAAACAAATTAGGAGAGCTTCGGTTCACGGGTTCAACCCCCATTTTTAAGGACATAGAGAGCAACACATTTTGAAATAGTAATGAATACCTGCAATTCATTTATTTGTACTCGACCAGCAACCGGCCAATTCGCAGGAGGACGATTTCCTTCTATAACTTCTGGGGCCTCACTTGGTATATGCATATACTGATTTAGCCTCTCCACTGATATTATATAGTTTGCTATATTGCATtgattttgaattgaaaatacCAAGGACATGTTAAGTGAAAGGCCATAAGATAGAGCCATGCCAATAAATCCTGGAATAACAACATAAGTTGAAATTATAATACTTGCATATTGGACCGAGCTTATGATGAAAAACGTCATTTGCACGAATAACACAGAAAGTAGATTTCCAAAAGCAATAATGGAAAAAGTCTCACCAGAGGAGAAACTTCCAGGTGGAAGTACGACCATGCAAAGTGCAGCAGATGCAAGAACAACAGCACTGACTGTTTCTAAACGTTGAATCAACCACTCATTTGCTGCAAAACTATGGAAGTAAGGACTAGCATTGACATCAATTAGATCaagatttttcttaaaaaaacgATCTTCCTCCTCAAAAGCCCTTATTGTCACAGCTCCAGCAACAGATTCAGCAAGATGGTTAGCTACAAAGGATTTTGTGGTGCCATTCATCCGCATCAGTTCTTTCGCAGAAGCAAAGTAATAATTCtacataaaagaaattataaggTTAATTAGTATGTTTACTTTGTAACAAGGGTATTTAAATCTATGAAACTTGTTACGAAGtcattaaaagaaataaaagaaccTCCATATTGTGAATTTACTGGAATTATTTTTGGTGAATTGAACTTTTGTATTACACAAGTTTCCTTATTTTATAAGTCAAATCTTGATTAAATCAGATACTTCTCAgctattttaaaattcaaaattttctaCATGGAAATAAGTTTGGAAAACCTACATTGTCTACAAATGCTGGTATGAAGTCTATGTGTCATTTATCATCATATGTCAAACAATAATACTGTGCTGTTAAATAATTATActcttaaattaatttaaaaaataatgccAAATTATCCATGTAATGTAATCAAAAGAAAAATTCGTTCATCACCTGCAAGCGGATAGCAAAATAAATCATTGGGATTGAGACAAACAAGACTTGCCAAGTAACAACTGCTAAAACTGTAAGATTAGCACAACAATTTGAAGTAGCTCCCACAGTAAACATCAAGCCGAATGCAACATCAAGGTCCACAATGTTGAGATCTGAGGAGACCTAAACAAGGAAATAACAGACAAAATATCAGTACTTCCATTCATTGCATAAGATTgtatagagaaagaaaaaaatgtttaatatgCTTACTCTACTTAGTATCCGTCCTAGAGGAGTGGAGTCATAAAATGACATGGGGGCACGAAAAAGGGAGTTTAGTAGCTCTAAAAATAATGACTTTGATGATTGAAGGCTCAAAGCGACTGTAGAAAGACTTCTAATCAACAAGAACATTGCTGAAGTAACTCCAATCAACAAGTAAACGACAATCAATTTCAAAGAGCTGACTCGAGGGTTGTCAACACCAGCGGCCATCCATGAGTTTTGTAATACTTGGCCAATCACAAACGTTATTTGAGAAAAAACAGCCAAAGAGAAGAATATATATCCTTTGTTCTGATTCAGATACTGTATATACGGTTTGAAACCATGGTCtcccttttctctctcttcttgcTTTATCAATTGATCACCTTTTGATGCTTCATAATGTTTCTCCATAGATGATTTTCTAATATCCCTAGAATTATTTGAATGCTTCTGGGAAGAAGTGACATCCACATGCCGGTCAGAACCAGCAATCTCTTTGTGGGCATTCACAAGGTTCTGAAATTCTTGGCTTGAGCTCAACAAATGATGATACGGAGCAGCTTCTATAATTTTCCCATCTGACATCAACTGTAGACAAGAGTAATTACAGTCATGCTAATTTACATCCAGtgcttttcaattatataaccATTAATTATATgcaaaaaaaggaaataaaaaaactacATAACTAGTGCTTCAAGATGGAAGAAATTACCAAAACAGAATCAAATGCTGGAAGGAAGTCAACTTGATGAGTCACGAGCAAGACTGTTTTCCCAGCAAGTCCTTCCATTATGTATTCCTGTCCAGTGGAAAAGCCATTTATCAGTAAAAAGTTAATAACACCAAGACATAACACATGTAGTACTGGAAGAAGAGAAATTTTCATTACATTAAACAAATTTGTTGCAGTATGTGCATCAACAGCACTGAATGGGTCATCCAAGAGATATATATCAGCATTCTGATATAGTGCACGTGCAAGTTGAATTCGCTGCTTCTGACCTCCACTTAGGTTAACTCCTCTCTCTCCTATTTCAGTGAGATCGCCATGGGGAAACAACTCCAGGTCCTTCAATAGTGAAGACCTATGAAGTGTTACTTGATATTTTTCAGCATCCATGTCTGCCCCAAACAATATATTCTCACGTATTGTACCTGACTGTATCCATGCTGTTTGAGAAACATAGGCAAACTTCCCATGCACTTCAAGCTATAAATCACAAAACAAAATCAGGTACGTATTAATCaaatcaattaataatattactactCGAACGAATGATAGAAAAAATGCATTCTGGTAACTTGAATTTATGTGCTAGTCAGTATAACACTGCTTGCACAAAGTGAAAATCCTATCTAAACTATAGCCCATGGAAGTATGACAATTTGCAATGTTTATAATAGACAAAAAGGAACATAATCTTACTTCTCCTCGAGTCATAGAAACTTCTCTGAGGATCGCTGCTAAGAGAGTTGATTTGCCTGAGCCAACCTCTCCACAAATAGCCACCTTTTGCCCTGGTCTAACCTCCAAATTTATGTTTCTAAGTGTTGGCTCTGATGCACTATCTTCGCATGAAAAGTCGGCAGACTTGATTGTTATTGAACCCCTCATATTGTCATCGAGACACCTTTTTGTGACATTTACACTCTGCAGTTCAGGTGCCTCCAGAAATTTTACAATCCGAGTAAACGCAACTTTTGCTTGAATGACCACCCCAATAACATCAGGGATGGTTCTAATTGGATCTTGAACAAGGCGCAAAGTAGCCACAAAAGTGAAAACATTATTTGCATGCAAAGGAATATTAAGAAAGTAACATGCCCCAAAGGAAGCAGCAGAGATCAGAACAGGGCTGGACCAAAAGAGAAAGGTGTTGTATGCCTTTCTTATTTGCACTCCATACAACCAtttgagctcctcattccttaATCTCTCTATagcatttctaaaattggtttcccATGCATACAACTTCAACACCTTCATATTCACAAGAGCCTCGGAATAAGCCTTCAATCTCTCATCTTGTGCAACCATAAGTTTGCTTTGAAACTTGTGTTGTAACTTTGCAAGTGGAGTATTGCAAAGAACAGTGATTACTATCACCACCAAGGAGGCAACTGTTGCCAACCCAACAGCACGAAAAAGTATTACTAATGAGATACATAGCTGGAAGCTAGTTGTCCAAGTCTGGTGAAACCAATAGGGAAATTCACCAATTCTATAAGCATCCACAGTGACATAATTCATCATCTCACCACCAGAGTGCATCAGTCTAGCAGAATTGGATAATCTCAATTGCTTTCTATAAATGGCTGCAGTTAGCAGTGACCTAACTTTCAGACCAATAAGTCTGCAGCGGAAATACCATTGCCTTTGAGAAAGGGATTCAATGGATTTTGCAAAAAAAAGTGATATTGCCAACACAAGACCTTCATATTTGAAACTCTCATTACCCTCAGCAATCAATATAAAAGAATTCAAAAGAAGAGGTCCTGAAGACACTGCAAGTACCTTAAGCATTGCAAAGAATCCTGATACTAAAATTTCTCTCCAATGACATAAAAGTATTATCCTCAAAACTGATGGTTGCGAGGATGGatccttttgtatttttctgttCAGTTGGTCGAGAAATAGAGAATAACAACTTTCTGCTCGATCTTCCTCCCGTAACCCTGGAATGTCTTCATCCTGAAGTGTTTTCTCTTTACCCATTTTCATCAATGGATTCAACCACCAAAACGACATTCTATTGAAGAATCCCGCTTTGGCAAATGGTGTTACATATgcaatagattcttttttattaGACTGACCATTTAAGAGGGCACAAAGACTTTCATCAGTTTCTCCGTTAGTGTCTCCATAACTGGATTCCTTATGCGTGCATAATAACAATAACATCGCCCCCAGAAAAGATAGAATATCTGAAGCTATAATAAGGGACAGTTCTCTGCTACTAATTGCATAAAACAATGATGACGCACAGAAAATACCAGAAATCAAGAATATTATAATAGAATAAAGCCTCGACCATCTTCTTGGAAGTTGTTTCAACTTAAGACTTAACATTAAACTCACTAACAACCACGTTAAACCGTGAAAGATTTCTAGCAACCACCAATCAAAAGGCAACACAGTTTGGGTTTTCCTCAACTTTTCCTCTAAAACCCAAACGCCTAAGCACAAGTGCACCAACCCAATAACACCATTAACTACGGATGAAACTGTCTGCAAATATGAATATCTTTGCACCTGTATTATACCCCGAGATGGTTTTAATGTTGACTTCTGGATCATAATGAATACAAGCATGATAAGTAACAACACATCAGAGCAAGAGATCAACAAATGGTTGACACAAGTAGAAGGATCGATGAGAAGTCTAAAGTCATAAATGCAAGGCATTCTTCCCGCCTCCGAACAACCAGACTCCCCACAAAACACGCCCCAAAAAACCGTCATTTCCTTGAGTTCTCtgcaaaaaaaaacaaagaagtcCCGTAAAATCATGACTTTGTAGAGCAAATCATTGGCGTAAAACTTTGAAACTAAAACCCATAAACAGTTTATGAACAAGCTTTAGCCAAAGAGACATATTTGAGAGCGTGTCTCTATCTAAGTTGACTtttaagagagagaaaaaaatatataaatattttcccCTCACCACTTAGATCAAGCCTCTTAGTCTAAAGATAAATGAACACGGACAAACAAATTTGCACATGCAGTCATCACTTATCATCAACAACAAGTAGAAATATGACAAAGGCGAATCATAAACGGCTAACACGAGTTTGCTTTTGCTTTCTGAAGTGGAAGAGTACTCTTAACTTATTTTCAAACATTCTCTTTTCAATACACAACTCTCCTATTGGCTAAAAATCATGTGAATGACAGTAACTTAGAAATAGAACACATTGTTTAACGAGACTCAAACGTCACTAGAGAAGAGTACAAGTAACCTGCGTTTGGTGGTGATGTATCTTAAATTGTGTCagctattttatttcttattactTAATAATAGTAAATGGTTTTGAGTTTCACAATTACTATAGTAACTAATATGCATGTTTTTCTATACATCTTCATCTTGTTCCAGTTTCATGTACTTTAGCTACTGTCGACATAGGGCAGGTTCAACTATTCttgattatttataaaaaattggcTTTCTTCTGCTTGGTTTAGGCCCATGATACATTAAAGTTAAACTCTAATTCCATCCATATTTTTCGTTTTCCCTTTCATCATCTTCTGTACCattagttttctttttcatttttttctctacCACTTGTCACGTTATTTCCTATTTCTCTCTCCTGCTCATATATCCCTTTTTCTCTTACACTGGtttctcaaataaaaacaaCTTCATTTCAGCAAGAAAACATGGAGaaagtaacaaaataaaaaatgcctTCTGCTGATTTGGTTCTGAAAGCGAATGACCGAACGTTGAAGTATTCTtatgataatatataaaaaaaaaatgagagcaAAACGAAAGGAATTAATATTGAAAATGGACAAACGGAAAATGACTAATTcaataaaatagaatgaaaaaAGGAATCAGGAAAAAGACAAACCTGTATAGTGTATCGTGCGAAGCGTGAAATGCTCGGTGGCTAAGTGCGATACGCAAACGTTTTTGGCATTTGAACGCGTCTCTCAGAAAACTGTAAAGGACAACTTGTGTGATGGTTAAATAACAAGAAAGAAGGAAACAGAAAAACACATGTTGTAGTTCTTGTTTTGCTTTGTGTTGTTTTGTGAAGACAAGGTACGCATGTAGTGATGATGAGAAGAAtgagtgaagaagaaaaagaaaatgaagatgaagatgaagtaACAGTGGAAAATGAGTGAATGTGTTGAAAAGTGAAGATTGCAGGGAAGACGGTGGATTTATATGCCATACGATGTCGTCATGGCTAACGTATGTTGCTAtggatttttcttcttctgtgcCTCACTCACTCACTTCTTGTTCAATCATGATAAAAGTTTCACACTATCACGtagttaattattaatattatttatttttaaattttgtttatatttgtttttagttAAGTATAATATTTTATCGTTAAAAAGAGTTGTTAAGTGAAATTCACCCCAACACTATCTAACTAATTTAGATTCTACTGCCATTTTCAAATAGAACATATTCTAcacttttaactt encodes the following:
- the LOC137828634 gene encoding hevamine-A-like; translated protein: MGKSKNSRAFPLLLPLLFFTLVGASHGGGIAIYWGQNGNEGTLSEACATGRYTHVNIAFLNVFGNGQTPEMNLAGHCNPATNSCTKFSAEIKDCQSKNIKVLLSIGGGIGSYTLASVEDARNVSTFLWNTFLGGNSSTRPLGDAVLDGIDFDIEQGSTENYEHLARFLKEYSRVGKRVYLGAAPQCPIPDRFLGTALDTGLFDFVWVQFYNNPPCSYADGNITNLVNSWNRWTSTVPAGKIFLGLPAAPAAAGSGFIPADVLTSQILPVIKESPKYGGVMLWSRFFDVENGYSASIIGSV